GTCATAGGAaatgcagcagcagcagcagcagcagagaGGCAGCTTACCGTGAAAACAGACATCAGAAAGGACCAGTGAACTGTTCTTGGTAGATATCTGCATGTGATGAGAGGCGAATGATCATGTCAGCATTAGCTCTATATCTAGAAGGGTGATCACAATCAAAGGAGTCTAATTTGTAACCGAAAAAGGAAACAAGATGGTGGTGAAAACATACTGCATTCCAATAGGTGCACCCAAAGAAATTGCTCCCAAAGCATTCAGAAAAGCCCctgttaataaaaacaaaaaaaacaaagcctTGAAGAACTCACAAGTCACAGTTAAGGGATGATGCTGAAAACAGCAGATTCCGATCCTTCTTAGATTTGACTAACAAGAAAAGCTAACACATATTGCCAGAGTTTGATTGCTTATGTTCATGTATTATTGCAAAAGAATAAAGAAGTACTAACTATAATAAGtttcaaagaagaaaaaaaatactaaccacaAATAAGTCCTAATATGCTTCGTCCATAGGCTCTAAAACACTGGAAAGCAATTAGGAAACCATTAAGAGAGAGTAACTTAAGCACAAGAAACCCAAACGCATTGGTGCCTTTTCTTCTCAATGCAAAAGGAAACATACTTCTTCAGCTTCTGTAATTTCAAAGTGAAACATTATAATAAAAGAAACCATCTTTCAGTAGAAATGAAGTATACTCACCGAACATTTCTCTGGGGCTTTCCGGAGAAAGCTGTAGATGATTACCACAACCGGAAACTCAATACTCTGAGaattaacatcaacaacaaGGCTacattaactttaaaaaatcaatttgaAAACATGTGAAGTGGAGTACAGTACCCAGAGGAGAAAGAGAGTGAGAGATGGATCGGAGACGAGATCGACGGAGAATTTGTTTCGAGCCACCCAGAATCCAACGGCCAGAAACAATCCAGtaatcaaataaacaaaaaacgCCCCCAGAGCTGATATCGAAAGGTCGTTAGATACACCAACGGAGGTATCTAACTTCTTCTTAGCTTCCTTCATGGCTTTCGCTTCTCTCTTCTTCGGGATCAGGACGAGTGAAGAGGAAGACGTAGAAAACTGTTTGGGCCTCTTGATTTACATATGTGCTTTAATGTAAAACTAATGGGCCTCTTGGGCCTACATAGCCTGATAAATATatctgaaacatttttttttttttttttttctaaattgtaaatatcattaGTTAAAATGAGCAGTTTGTCTCTACAATGGAAAGACTTTTACATACATCCTTCTTggcaaaaattaaataaaaaacaagaaaggGAGTAGTTATAGGCGGTTGAGAAGAGTCGTTCATCTGATCCAAAGCGCCATGAGGTTGTTGAAGTTGCGTTTGTTGCGCCGAGCGGTGGTCGTGTTCCTCACATCTCTGTCCAATAATTTGAATGTTTCGGCTGAAGAGAGATGGGTATTGTTATGGAGAAAATTATTCCTCTGTCTCCATACGTGGTATACAAGAACGTGGGTGACTAGTCTTCGCAGGGTAGATGGCGCTGATGGCGATTGGACTCTACACCAAGAGAGCAGCTCAGCCCAAGATATGAACGGTGGCTGTCGAGGGGAGAGCCTTGCGAAGACTGCAGCCCAAAGGTACACAGCAAACCTGCAGTTCAAAAGGAGATGGTCCCCGGCTTCATCTGCGGAGTTGCATAGACTGCATGTAGTGGTGATGTTCAGACCCCAAGAAGCCAGGCGAGTTTTTGTCGGGAGCCTGTTGAGTGTAGTGAGCCACATATTAAAAGCTTGCTTGGGAACAGCACCTTTGAACCAGACTGTTGGTGCCCATGCTTTAGTTGATTCTCGAGGCCTGATCGCCTCCCAAGTTTGAGAGGAGGAGTACCCATTGCAGATCGAACCATTTACTTTCCAGTTGTAGGAGTCGTTTGTGTCTGTGCTCCTCGGGGGAGAGACAGATGTGAGGGCAATGTGAAGTTGGAGAGCCTTTTCTGATCTAGCGTGAGGGAGATCCCAAGATGTTACATTAGACACATCAGCAACCTTTGCGTTCAAGGGAATTCCGAGTTCGCTGGGGCCACCTTCTCCAAACAGTTCTACCAGCGGACCAGTTGGTAGCCATGAGTCAAACCAGAAACTGAGTACGCGGCCATTACCTAGATTTCCATGGATAAAGCGTGAAGCTATAAGGGCGGAGATTAAGGAGCGTTTTCCAGGTCCAAGAATGGGTGTTAGATTGGGCTATAGTCCAGAAGTTCCTTTGGCTAAGATGGTGACGTTTATGCCATGCTGCCCATAGTGAGTCCGAGTTCGAGAAAAGAAGCCAGATGAAACGAAGGCACAGCACTTTATTCCAAATGGCGTAGTTTCTCAGCCCCAAACCCCCTTCAGCTTTAGGTAAACAAACCACATTCCAGTTTACCTTAGCCCCTTTCGCTAATTCGATTTGTCCAGACCACAAGAACCTTGAGCAGAGGCGTTCAATCTTCTTAACACAACCTTTGGGGAGCATGAATGTTGAGCACCAAAAGTTGACTGAACCAGAGATTACAGTGGATATGAGAAGCAATCTGCCTGCATATGACAATGTTTTAGTCGCCCATCTTCTGAATTTTCTGACAATACTATCCAGCAGCGGTTCATATTCTGATATTCTCAGTTTACGATGCATAAGAGGTAAACCGAGATATCTGATAGGTAGTGAACCAATGGGAAATCCAAAGGCTGCAATTGCGGTGGATTTGACTTGGTTCAGACCAGCGTGAAACAACTCCGTTTTGTGTCTGTTCATATACAGACCGGACCAACTTGCAAAGTCGTCTAGCGTTTCAGTAATTCCATGGAGTGAGTTGCTTGTTCCATCAAAAAATATCATCACATCGTCCGCAAACATTAAGTGTGAGATATTGAGCTCAGCGGTACCTGGATGATAATTTATAGAGCCGTTCTCAAATCTGGAGGTAAGTAACCGGGTGAAGACCTCCATTGCGAGGACGAACAGGTATGGGGACAGCGGGTCTCCCTGCCGCAGCCCTTTTGAGCTTTTGAAGAACCCTGAGCTGCAACCATTAATCGCTAGCGTGAAAGAAGCTGTGGAGAGGCATTGATTAATCCAATTGATGAACTTCTCCGGAATCCCCAGGGTCTCCAATGCAGCGAGTATGAAATCCCATCTCACTGAGTCAAAGGCTTTATGTAAGTCCACCTTTAGCATTCCTCGAGGACTGATGTTTGATCTGTTGTAGCCCTGAATTATTTCGGTAGCGAGGAGCACATTCTCAGAGAGTAAGCGCCCTGGCATGAAAGCTGATTGAGATGGGGAGATGACCTGATTAAGCACATCACATAGTCTTTTGGCCAGTAGTTTAGCTATTACTTTGTAAACTGTGTTAAGACAGGCTATGGGCCTGAAGTCCACTGCTTAAGTAGTTGGGATCTTGGGAATCAGCACGAGGGTGGTGGCGTTCCACTGCTTAAGTAGCTGACCAGAAGAGAAAAATTCTGCTACTGCCTCACAAACCTCCGCTCCAACAATATTCCAGCAACCTGTGAAGAACTCAGCTGAGTATCCGTCGGGACCACAAGTTTTATTATGCGGGAGAGAGAAGAAAGCTTCCTTGATTTCTACTGCAGAGAAAGGCCTTTCGAGGGCAGAAGCTTGAGTTGATGAGCATCTGAAGGGTAAGAGCAGATCAATGTCGCTCTGCACAAACATTTTCGGTAAGACCTCTCCACCAAGGAGGTTTGAGAAATACTCCACACAAAGATTGTTGATGTCTTCTTGATTTTCCCATTTTACATCTTGATCATCCAAGAGAAAGTGAATGTGATTAGCTGATTTCCTCAAGGACATCATCCAGTGATAGAACGAAGTGCTGCTATCTCCTACTTTCAACCATGTAACTCGGGACCTCTGATATATCTGAAACATTGCGAGTGCGTTTGAGGAAGGAGCAAGTGTGAGCGAGGACCAAAGACAACGAACCTTTGAGGTCAAAGGCATTCCTCCTGCTCCACTTGGAGCTCCTCAAATCAATGTTTCTGCTTTTACATTGATGCGGATTGGGATCTTAAACGTGTCGGATGAGGACAATGATACAGATAAAGAGATGAGGCGTGACGTGGAAGGCAAGTTACAAGGGAACGAGTAAACGAGGGACACGTGTATAGTTCGTTATAACGGTTGTAACGGTAAAAGAGTATATAACTCTGTTACTGCATCACTTTTGGGATTATCGAAATTGTAAGTAAgttttcttcttgattcttgTAACTCTTCTGAGAGATTCTTTGTTCATGAAGTTTTAGATTCTTTCTTCAATCCAGAATCTATACTCTTGAGCTGCAAGCTATTGTTTTTACGAACGGTAGTTTGATCAATAGAAAGAACATACGTTATCTCTATCAGTGGTATCAGAGACCGCTGGCGTGAAGAACAAGATCACGATCACGAATGATAAGGGAAGGTTGAGTAAAGAGGAGATAGAGAAGATGGTGCAAGATGCTGAGAAAGTGTAAGGCGGAGGATGAGCAAGTGAAAGAAGAGAGTGGAGGCCAAGAACTCGCTGGAGAGCTATGCTTACAACATGAGGAACACTGTTAAGGATGAGAAACTTGCGCAGAAGGTGGGATCAAGGGGATAAGAAGAAGATCGAGAAGGCGATTGAATGGATTGAAGGAAACCAGCTTGTGGAAGTTTATGAGTTTTGAGTATAAGTTGAAGGAGCTGGAGGGTGTTTGTAATTAGAGCGGTGGAGAGTGCGCAAAGGAAAGTGGTTATGGACGACATGTGTTCTGGTAGTGGAACCATTGAAAGTAATTTAGTTGTATGCTTCACTCATTTCAGAAaagtaataaaacatattttctcaAAAGTTTAATTTGCCATTGACAAGTTTAGTTTCACACTTTTAGCATTTGTTGCATAAATACTATTCTCTTGAGAACAAGTTCATCAAGCTATACAGAAACAAAGCATGTGTGTTAGCATCGGTGAATCTTCTTTTCTTGTTGGATATGTTTTGTCCAGGAAAAGCAATATAAGATCTTTGGTGCGTCACCAAGAAAAGTATCTACAATCCTTCACTAGTTGTCTTGgtcccacacacacacacacatatatacacaCTTTTGGCTTCGGAACAGTCGACCATATCAGCAATGGAGAGAGGATCTATTGCATTGTTCATCATCTTACTCTTTGTCCTCTGCTTCCCCATCTCATCAGATTCCCAGAAGCTCAGTCCATCAATAAGCTTACACGACCAAGAACAAGCCCATGGTGCTTAACCGCTCTATATTTAgcatatattgtttttaatacatttatttatgGCCAAAAGTATTTACTCATCTTCTGCCTGTTCCCTTGTATGGCAGAGGTTACAATCGAAGACATAAAACGAGAAGAAGATAAGAGCATCGACATCTTCCGGGTAGGGGTAGGATCTCATGGAGTTACAGGTGGAAAAGGTGGAGGCCGGAAAGCATCTCCAAAACGTAGTGCCGCCATGGAACTCCGGCCAAAGTTGTTCTTCTCCACCACCTCCCTTCTCTTTACCAGTTTCATAATGCTTTCACTAACTTCTGTCAACATGTCGATATGATCATTATGTTGTGCCTAAATCTCTTAACTTGAGAGTTTAACATATGTTGTTTGAGTATTGTAAACTTAGAATTCTACCATATCTTATGTGGAATAAGAAGACAGAACACTGTGCATGGATACTATCTCTCTACAAGTTATGGCCCACGAGAGTGATG
The window above is part of the Brassica napus cultivar Da-Ae chromosome C8, Da-Ae, whole genome shotgun sequence genome. Proteins encoded here:
- the LOC106413856 gene encoding phosphatidylinositol-glycan biosynthesis class F protein isoform X1 produces the protein MKEAKKKLDTSVGVSNDLSISALGAFFVYLITGLFLAVGFWVARNKFSVDLVSDPSLTLFLLWSIEFPVVVIIYSFLRKAPEKCSCFRAYGRSILGLICGAFLNALGAISLGAPIGMQYLPRTVHWSFLMSVFTFVPATAVFGASWTDWHRLFASMKPSGNVEYMIFIPAYGTIIGGWFGAWPMPLDWERPWQEWPICVCYGAIGGYIVGQIVSLCAMFFFRKDKHLKVA
- the LOC106413574 gene encoding uncharacterized protein LOC106413574, with protein sequence MPLTSKVRCLWSSLTLAPSSNALAMFQIYQRSRVTWLKVGDSSTSFYHWMMSLRKSANHIHFLLDDQDVKWENQEDINNLCVEYFSNLLGGEVLPKMFVQSDIDLLLPFRCSSTQASALERPFSAVEIKEAFFSLPHNKTCGPDGYSAEFFTGCWNIVGAEVISPSQSAFMPGRLLSENVLLATEIIQGYNRSNISPRGMLKVDLHKAFDSVRWDFILAALETLGIPEKFINWINQCLSTASFTLAINGCSSGFFKSSKGLRQGDPLSPYLFVLAMEVFTRLLTSRFENGSINYHPGTAELNISHLMFADDVMIFFDGTSNSLHGITETLDDFASWSGLYMNRHKTELFHAGLNQVKSTAIAAFGFPIGSLPIRYLGLPLMHRKLRISEYEPLLDSIVRKFRRWATKTLSYAGRLLLISTVISGSVNFWCSTFMLPKGCVKKIERLCSRFLWSGQIELAKGAKPNLTPILGPGKRSLISALIASRFIHGNLGNGRVLSFWFDSWLPTGPLVELFGEGGPSELGIPLNAKVADVSNVTSWDLPHARSEKALQLHIALTSVSPPRSTDTNDSYNWKVNGSICNGYSSSQTWEAIRPRESTKAWAPTVWFKGAVPKQAFNMWLTTLNRLPTKTRLASWGLNITTTCSLCNSADEAGDHLLLNCRFAVYLWAAVFARLSPRQPPFISWAELLSWCRVQSPSAPSTLRRLVTHVLVYHVWRQRNNFLHNNTHLSSAETFKLLDRDVRNTTTARRNKRNFNNLMALWIR
- the BNAC08G38550D gene encoding uncharacterized protein BNAC08G38550D, translated to MERGSIALFIILLFVLCFPISSDSQKLSPSISLHDQEQAHEVTIEDIKREEDKSIDIFRVGVGSHGVTGGKGGGRKASPKRSAAMELRPKLFFSTTSLLFTSFIMLSLTSVNMSI